The Salmo salar chromosome ssa06, Ssal_v3.1, whole genome shotgun sequence genome window below encodes:
- the ep300b gene encoding histone acetyltransferase p300 isoform X4, whose protein sequence is MADNVLESGPPSAKRPKLSSPALSVSASDGNDFGSLFDLEHDLPDELINSSELGLVNGGDLSQLHTSLGGGMGGGQDAAAKHKQLSELLRAGALPPSSQQGATNSPGGSMGLLGSMNASPGPQSMAPQGQHPSPQQAGMMQQAGMVGGLNRAMMGAQKGNGQQQGSTPQGMMGGQVMNGSPRMGYQVNPGMGSNSNLLAETLQQQGGQQMGSGGQAGMRPQQPGALNKMNMMANAGPYGGPYGQSAGQGLGGAGLGPQHQNKAGLANSLAQFNLDKKTPPIQGMAGMASQQASAVGPVSVVGGGAQAGLGTVATGPGAAPPTADPEKRKLIQQQLVLLLHAHKCQRREQANGEVRQCSLPHCRTMKNVLNHMTHCQAGKSCQVAHCASSRQIISHWKNCTRHDCPVCLPLKNAGDKRNQQSLLSSAGVGLGNSLGAVPGGQPSTPNLTPPSQIDPSSIERAYAALGLTYQGNQMPQQPPQSNLPNQPGMRSLNAMGGNPMGMNGGVGVQPPNQSNLLPDTMLHNNMNVQSLMNDGSGVGSLGAMPMATPPSAAGMRKNWHEDITQDLRNHLVHKLVQAIFPTPDPAALKDRRMENLVAYARKVEGDMYESANSRAEYYHLLAEKIYKIQKELEEKRRTRLQKQGMMPTQPGMPPSGLPQGPLGMGQSPLAPGQPSNGSHADPSMIRPTGPNQMVNRMQNPAGMNQFGQMGMQSLGQRSTPPLPLGGPLNQMGMGPTRMGQPNVAQLQNQYLPPGQFPGSSPGLGAGAVGMNHPGLQGGVTQQAQMPTPPSLPVSSPAAQPGSVAGSGPSQGSMGPGSVGGGPPSNLQLPNSNSSQPNSHPHCPPIRQNSPSPARSLTPTPHQTPPGQPGSQTPQPHTPNPPQVAAPLPQLASSQPMGQGMNSEKPSQLQQQTNGGGASGGLPTGQAQSVPTQNAHVPTQLPQTPLSQKSSLTADGQASTPASVSSVDPSSQLTSSDAPAPAEPKMEVKQQDDEDAEDQGEGKASGKMGKGQADIKSEEKPEIKKEKPSGDGCKGEPMDTSSSAATPKMEDRDRKPEVKTEPKDEEERSGASGTHSSPASAQNKRKIFKPEELRQALMPTLEALYRQDPESLPFRQPVDPQLLGIPVRIRTSNKTNLDYFDIVKNPIDLSTIKRKLDTGQYQEPWQYVDDIWLMFNNAWLYNRKTSRVYKYCSKLAEVFEAEIDPVMQGLGYCCGRKLEFSPQTLCCYGKQLCTIPRDAAYFSYQNSSPQFGLLADRYHFCEKCFNEIQGECVSLGDDPSQPQTSISKDQFQRKKNDTLDPEWLVECTDCGRKMHQICVLHNDTIWPAGFVCDSCLKKANKTRKENKYAARSKWRLPQTKLGSFLEGRVNDYLRRQNHPESGDVTIRVVHVSDKVVEVKPGMKSRFVDTGEMSESFPYRTKALFAFEDIDGADVCFFGMHVQEYGSDSPPPNQRRVYISYLDSVHFFQPRHLRTGVYHEILIGYLEYVKKLGFTTGHIWACPPSEGDDYIFHCHPVDQKIPKPKRLQEWYKKMLDKAVAERIVHDYKDVFKQATEDRLTSANELPYFEGDFWPNVLEESIKELEQEEEERKREENSTSSESVDVSAPKSDSKNAKKKNSKKTSKNKNSSLIRANKKKPGMPSVSNDLSQKLYACMEKHKEVFFVIRLIAGPTANSLPPITDPDPLMACDLMDGRDAFLTLARDKHLEFSSLRRAKWSSMCMLVELHNQSQDRFVYTCNECKASVETRFHCTVCEDYDLCITCYNTKGHEHKMEKLGLGLDDESNNAAAAATQSPGDSRRLSIQRCIQSLVHACQCRNANCSLPSCQKMKRVVQHTKGCKRKTNGGCPICKQLIALCCYHAKHCQENKCPVPFCLNIKHKLRQQQLQHRLQQAQMLRRRMASMQRVGQPACGGGGPPGGLPSPGNNGTTAPSTPTSGGTQPPTPQTPTQPNIPPGPQPGMGGGGTLQQQQGGMPQQHHQLHHQFQQMPGGGMMNSPQQQQMVPQVQQQSQASNPQQLQQHPNSLPPYTNRPPGSSPHPQSQGKPGLGPATPPQQQPPQQQPNPGQPSMPQQQQQPPSGPPPAAVEIAMKIQQVADAQRKMALQRQAAQAAGMMPPHPHHQQPQGQMGMAHPGVGMVGAQGLPPHAQAAQAAARAHMEQQQQQQQGPPGMMVGPGPSPMQQQPNPQGQLPPQVQQQRVGPPLQNPQQQWAGQGMPPQQRQAMMGHPGMVAPQQQQPQQMQQRQQAQGPGGLIGMVQQGGAAGGGNLPQAALQELLRTLRSPSSPEQQQQVLNILRSNPQLMAAFIKQRASKYKGGPGPPGAPGGPGPGRVPGGMGGQQVNVNAVASQPGMHMGQGVNMPTMTQLQQVQQQQQPQQQRPMLSSLQQQQVAALQQHQQQQHQQGGMPGQQAPNMANINPQFRELLMRRHLQLQQQQQQQQIGNHTQFQQQGYMGQPGMAPQQPGQGQSGLQQQPGAQPGQQQQGYPSTVAQQQAAAVLQQRLQHQHQLQMQQQQHQNAMVGHQGAEGGPGTGVGGPPQQPPQGTPQPQSSQALLQQALHQRLLQQQQHLGGGSPAQHSSPMSPQQQMAQSPHLQGQTLSTSLSNQVRSPQPSPRPQSQPSHSSPSPRMQPQPSPHHISPQTQTGSPHPGQLTQHHPGMVVPSQQPPQQQNSMDQFGPDQNAMLSQLSGMSGLHGPGGPDMLSGNSQDLGQNINHNTLDM, encoded by the exons ATGGCCGATAATGTTCTAGAGTCCGGCCCGCCTTCAGCCAAGAGGCCTAAACTATCATCCCCTGCTCTCTCAGTCTCCGCCAGTGATGGAAACG ATTTTGGTTCACTCTTTGACCTGGAGCACGACCTCCCCGATGAGCTCATCAACTCGTCGGAGCTGGGCCTGGTCAACGGAGGGGACCTCAGCCAGCTGCACACCAGCCTgggaggaggaatgggaggaggcCAGGACGCTGCTGCCAAACACAAACAGCTCTCGGAGCTTCTCCGGGCTGGAGCGCTGCCACCCTCGAGTCAACAGGGAGCCACCAACAGCCCCGGTGGCTCCATGGGACTCCTGGGCAGCATGAATGCCTCCCCTGGGCCCCAGAGTATGGCCCCCCAGGGGCAGCACCCCTCACCCCAGCAGGCTGGCATGATGCAACAGGCGGGCATGGTGGGTGGACTGAACAGGGCCATGATGGGGGCCCAGAAGGGCAATGGACAGCAGCAAGGGTCCACGCCCCAGGGCATGATGGGAGGCCAGGTGATGAATGGCTCGCCCCGAATGGGTTACCAGGTCAACCCGGGCATGGGAAGTAACAGTAACCTGCTGGCAGAAACCCTGCAGCAGCAGGGGGGGCAGCAAATGGGGTCAGGGGGTCAGGCTGGGATGAGGCCACAGCAACCTGGAGCACTGAACAAG atgaaTATGATGGCTAATGCGGGCCCCTATGGTGGTCCGTACGGTCAGTCAGCAGGCCAGGGtctgggtggtgctgggctgggcCCACAGCACCAGAACAAGGCTGGTCTGGCAAACAGCCTGGCCCAGTTCAACCTGGACAAGAAGACACCGCCTATACAGGGCATGGCTGGGATG GCCTCACAGCAGGCCTCGGCGGTAGGGCCAGTGTCGGTGGTTGGAGGCGGGGCCCAGGCTGGCCTTGGTACTGTGGCAACAGGTCCGGGGGCAGCGCCCCCCACGGCCGACCCGGAGAAGCGCAAGCTGATTCAGCAGCAGCTGGTGCTCCTGCTCCACGCCCACAAGTGCCAGCGGCGGGAGCAGGCCAACGGGGAGGTGCGCCAGTGCAGCCTGCCCCACTGCCGCACCATGAAGAACGTCCTCAACCACATGACCCACTGCCAGGCTGGCAAGTCCTGCCAGG tGGCACACTGTGCCTCGTCGCGACAGATCATCTCTCACTGGAAGAACTGCACTCGGCACGACTGTCCTGTCTGCCTGCCGCTCAAGAACGCTGGAGACAAAAGGAACCAGCAGT CTTTACTAAGCAGTGCTGGAGTTGGTCTGGGCAACTCATTAGGGGCAGTGCCAGGGGGTCAGCCCAGCACCCCTAACCTCACACCGCCCAGCCAGATCGACCCCAGCTCCATTGAGAGGGCCTATGCCGCCCTGGGCCTCACCTACCAGGGCAACCAGATGCCCCAGCAACCGCCTCAGTCCAACCTGCCCAACCAGCCTGGCATGAGGTCGCTAAACGCCATGG GAGGGAACCCCATGGGGATGAATGGAGGGGTGGGGGTGCAGCCCCCCAATCAGTCCAACCTGCTACCAGACACCATGCTGCACAACAATATGAATGTGCAAAG tTTGATGAATGACGGCAGCGGGGTGGGCAGCCTGGGCGCCATGCCCATGGCGACCCCTCCCTCAGCCGCGGGCATGAGGAAGAACTGGCACGAGGACATCACCCAGGACCTGCGCAACCACCTCGTCCACAAGCT TGTGCAGGCCATCTTCCCCACCCCGGACCCGGCTGCGCTGAAGGACCGGCGGATGGAGAACCTGGTGGCTTACGCTCGTAAAGTAGAGGGGGACATGTACGAGTCGGCCAACAGCAGG GCGGAGTACTACCACCTCCTGGCTGAGAAGATCTATAAAATCCAGAAGGAACTGGAAGAGAAGCGGCGGACGCGGTTACAGAAGCAGGGCATGATGCCCACGCAACCCGGCATGCCCCCCTCAGGCCTGCCACAGGGACCCCTTGGCATGGGCCAGTCCCCTCTGGCCCCCGGACAGCCGTCCA ATGGTTCTCATGCTGACCCCTCCATGATTCGACCCACCGGACCCAATCAGATGGTGAACAGGATGCAGAACCCTGCAG GGATGAATCAGTTTGGACAAATGGGTATGCAGTCATTAGGTCAGAGGTCAACGCCTCCCCTCCCACTTGGTGGACCTCTAAATCAG ATGGGTATGGGGCCAACGCGGATGGGGCAGCCCAACGTGGCCCAGCTCCAGAACCAGTACCTCCCTCCTGGTCAGTTCCCTGGGTCCAGTCCTGGCCTCGGGGCTGGCGCAGTCGGCATGAACCATCCAGGGCTACAAGGAGGCGTGACGCAG CAGGCCCAGATGCCCACGCCGCCCTCGCTCCCGGTCAGCAGCCCTGCAGCCCAGCCAGGCTCAGTGGCAGGATCAGGGCCCTCCCAGGGCTCTATGGGGCCAGGCAGTGTAGGTGGAGGCCCTCCTTCCAACCTGCAACTGCCTAACTCCAATTCCTCTCAGCCCAACTCACACCCGCACTGCCCCCCCATCCGACAGAACTCCCCCTCCCCGGCACGCAGCCTCACGCCAACCCCTCATCAGACGCCGCCTGGTCAGCCAGGCTCGCAAACCCCCCAGCCTCACACGCCCAACCCGCCCCAGGTTGCCGCTCCGCTCCCGCAGCTAGCGTCGTCACAGCCAATGGGGCAAGGAATGAACTCGGAGAAGCCCAGTCAGCTCCAGCAGCAGACAAATGGTGGCGGAGCTTCTGGAGGCCTCCCGACAGGGCAGGCTCAGTCTGTGCCTACCCAGAATGCCCATGTGCCAACCCAGCTTCCGCAAACTCCA cTGTCTCAGAAGTCTTCTCTGACGGCAGACGGCCAGGCTTCCACTCCGGCCTCGGTGAGCAGCGTGGACCCTAGCTCCCAGCTGACCTCGTCGGACGCCCCCGCCCCAGCTGAGCCCAAGATGGAGGTGAAACAACAGGACGATGAGGATGCCGAGGACCAGGGAGAGGGGAAGGCCTCTGGGAAGATGGGCAAGGGACAGGCAGACATCAAGTCAGAGGagaaacctgag ATTAAGAAGGAGAAGCCTTCAGGCGACGGATGCAAGGGCGAGCCTATGGACACGTCGTCATCGGCAGCAACGCCGaagatggaggacagagacaggaagcCAGAGGTGAAGACTGAGCCCAAAGACGAAGAGGAGAGGTCTGGGGCATCGGGCACGCACAGCTCCCCCGCCAGCGCTCAGAATAAGAGGAAAA TCTTTAAGCCTGAGGAGCTGCGTCAGGCTCTGATGCCCACCCTGGAGGCCTTGTACCGCCAAgaccctgagtctctgcccttcCGCCAACCGGTGGACCCCCAGTTACTGGGAATACCCGTACGTATTCGAACTAGTAACAAAACTAACCTG GACTACTTTGACATTGTAAAGAACCCCATAGACCTGTCGACGATAAAGCGTAAGCTGGACACGGGACAGTACCAGGAGCCCTGGCAATACGTGGATGACATCTGGCTCATGTTTAACAACGCCTGGCTGTACAACCGCAAGACGTCCCGCGTCTACAAGTACTGCTCCAAGCTGGCCGAGGTGTTCGAAGCCGAAATCGACCCTGTCATGCAGGGCCTGGGCTACTGCTGCGGGAGGAAG CTTGAGTTTTCCCCCCAAACTCTATGCTGCTATGGGAAACAATTATGCACCATCCCGCGCGACGCTGCTTATTTTAGCTACCAGAACAG TTCACCACAATTTGGGCTTCTTGCTGACAGGTACCACTTCTGTGAGAAGTGTTTCAACGAAATCCAGGGCGAGTGCGTGTCCCTGGGGGATGATCCTTCTCAGCCTCAGAC gtCCATCAGCAAAGATCAGTTTCAGAGGAAGAAGAATGACACGCTCGACCCTGAATG GCTTGTGGAATGTACCGACTGCGGGCGTAAAATGCACCAAATCTGTGTCCTGCATAATGACACCATATGGCCGGCAGG ctttgtatgtgaCAGCTGCCTTAAGAAGGCCAATAAGACGCGGAAAGAGAACAAATACGCGGCCAGAAGTAAGTGGA GGCTCCCCCAAACTAAGTTGGGCAGCTTCCTAGAGGGGCGAGTGAATGACTACCTCAGGCGGCAGAACCATCCAGAGTCTGGTGATGTCACTATCCGTGTGGTCCATGTCTCCGACAAGGTGGTGGAGGTCAAGCCAGGCATGAAGTCCAG GTTTGTGGACACCGGGGAGATGTCCGAGTCCTTTCCCTACAGGACGAAGGCGCTGTTTGCGTTCGAGGACATAGACGGGGCTGACGTCTGCTTCTTCGGCATGCATGTGCAGGAGTACGGTTCAGACAGCCCTCCGCCCAACCAGAGACGCGTGTATATCTCTTACCTGGACAGCGTGCACTTCTTCCAACCTCGACACCTCCGCACAGGCGTCTACCATGAGATACTCATAGGGTACCTGGAGTACGTCAAGAAGTTGGG GTTTACAACAGGGCACATCTGGGCTTGTCCCCCAAGTGAAGGGGACGACTACATCTTCCACTGTCATCCTGTGGACCAGAAGATCCCCAAGCCCAAGCGCCTACAGGAGTGGTACAAGAAGATGCTGGACAAGGCCGTAGCTGAGCGCATTGTGCATGACTACAAG GATGTCTTCAAGCAGGCCACAGAGGACCGTCTCACCAGTGCCAACGAGCTACCATACTTTGAGGGGGACTTCTGGCCCAACGTGCTGGAGGAGAGCATCAAGGAgctggagcaggaggaggaggagaggaagagggaggagaacagCACCTCCAGCGAGAGCGTAGATGTGAGT GCCCCGAAAAGTGACAGCAAGAATGCCAAAAAGAAGAACAGTAAGAAGACGAGCAAGAACAAGAACAGCAGCCTGATCCGAGCCAATAAGAAGAAACCAGGGATGCCCAGTGTGTCCAATGACCTCTCCCAGAAGCTCTACGCTTGTATGGAGAAACACAAGGAG GTGTTCTTTGTGATCCGTCTCATTGCCGGCCCCACTGCCAACTCCCTGCCCCCCATCACGGACCCGGACCCCCTAATGGCCTGCGACCTGATGGATGGGCGTGACGCCTTCCTGACGCTGGCCCGGGACAAGCACCTGGAGTTCTCCTCCCTGAGGAGAGCCAAGTGGAGCTCCATGTGCATGCTGGTGGAGCTACACAATCAGAGCCAGGACCGCTTCGTCTACACCTGCAACGAGTGCAAGGCAAGCGTGGAGACACGCTTCCACTGCACCGTCTGCGAGGACTACGACCTGTGTATCACCTGCTATAACACTAAGGGCCATGAACACAAGATGGAGAAGCTGGGCCTGGGCCTGGACGACGAGAGCAACAACGCCGCGGCCGCTGCCACTCAGAGCCCCGGGGACTCCCGCCGCCTCAGCATTCAGCGCTGCATCCAGTCCCTGGTCCACGCCTGCCAATGCCGCAATGCCAACTGCTCCCTGCCGTCCTGCCAGAAGATGAAGCGTGTGGTACAGCACACCAAGGGATGCAAGCGCAAGACCAACGGTGGCTGCCCCATTTGCAAGCAACTCATCGCCCTGTGCTGCTACCACGCCAAGCACTGCCAGGAGAACAAGTGCCCCGTACCCTTCTGCCTCAACATCAAGCACAAGCTCCGCCAGCAGCAACTCCAGCACCGCCTCCAGCAGGCTCAGATGCTTCGGAGAAGGATGGCCAGCATGCAGAGGGTGGGCCAGCCTGCCTGCGGTGGAGGAGGACCTCCTGGGGGGCTGCCATCACCAGGTAACAATGGCACCACAGCCCCCAGTACACCCACATCAGGAGGCACCCAGCCCCCAACACCACAGACACCCACCCAGCCCAACATACCTCCTGGGCCCCAGCCAGGGATGGGTGGTGGAGGAACTTTGCAGCAGCAGCAAGGTGGGATGCCTCAGCAGCACCACCAGCTTCACCACCAGTTCCAGCAGATGCCTGGAGGGGGGATGATGAACTCCCCCCAGCAACAGCAGATGGTTCCTCAGGTCCAGCAGCAGTCCCAGGCCTCAAACCCCCAACAGCTCCAGCAACACCCCAACAGCCTGCCCCCTTACACCAACAGGCCTCCAGGCTCCTCACCGCACCCTCAGTCCCAAGGCAAACCGGGCCTGGGACCAGCCACACCACCTCAGCAGCAACCACCTCAACAGCAGCCCAACCCTGGCCAGCCTTCTatgccccagcagcagcagcaacctcCTTCAGGGCCTCCTCCAGCAGCTGTGGAGATCGCCATGAAGATTCAACAAGTGGCAGACGCCCAAAGGAAGATGGCCCTGCAGAGGCAGGCGGCGCAGGCAGCTGGCATGATGCCTCCGCACCCTCACCACCAACAGCCCCAGGGCCAGATGGGCATGGCCCACCCTGGGGTGGGCATGGTGGGGGCCCAGGGGCTGCCTCCCCATGCTCAGGCAGCTCAGGCTGCTGCCAGGGCTCACATggagcagcaacaacagcagcagcagggtcCTCCAGGTATGATGGTGGGCCCTGGCCCCAGCCCCATGCAGCAGCAGCCTAATCCCCAGGGTCAGCTGCCTCCACAGGTGCAGCAGCAGAGGGTTGGTCCCCCGCTTCAGAACCCCCAGCAACAGTGGGCTGGCCAGGGAATGCCACCCCAGCAGAGACAAGCCATGATGGGACATCCAGGCATGGTGGCGCCTCAGCAGCAACAACCGCAGCAAATGCAACAGCGGCAGCAGGCTCAGGGACCTGGTGGGTTGATTGGTATGGTGCAGCAAGGTGGTGCAGCTGGGGGTGGGAACCTCCCGCAGGCTGCCCTTCAGGAACTGCTGCGTACCCTTCGCTCCCCCAGCTCACCCGAGCAGCAACAGCAGGTGCTCAACATCCTCCGCTCAAACCCTCAGCTAATGGCTGCCTTTATCAAGCAGAGAGCCTCCAAGTATAAGGGGGGCCCAGGACCCCCGGGAGCCCCTGGCGGGCCAGGTCCAGGCAGAGTTCCAGGAGGTATGGGTGGCCAACAGGTCAATGTGAATGCTGTGGCTAGTCAGCCAGGTATGCACATGGGTCAGGGAGTCAACATGCCCACCATGACCCAGCTACAGCAagtacagcagcagcaacaaccgCAGCAGCAGCGTCCTATGCTTAGTAGTTTGCAGCAGCAACAGGTGGCAGCACTTCAGCAGCATCaacagcagcagcatcagcaAGGAGGGATGCCAGGCCAGCAGGCACCTAACATGGCCAACATAAACCCCCAGTTCAGAGAGCTCCTTATGAGGAGGCATCTCCAActacaacagcaacagcagcagcaacagattgggaaccatacccagTTCCAACAGCAGGGCTACATGGGCCAGCCGGGCATGGCCCCCCAGCAGCCTGGTCAGGGCCAGTCTGGACTGCAGCAGCAGCCTGGAGCCCAGCcagggcagcagcagcagggttACCCCAGCACGGTGGCCCAGCAGCAAGCTGCTGCAGTGCTCCAGCAGAGGCTCCAGCATCAGCACCAACTCCAGATGCAGCAGCAACAACACCAGAATGCCATGGTGGGCCAccagggggctgaggggggtccgGGTACTGGAGTAGGCGGCCCCCCACAGCAGCCCCCGCAGGGCACCCCCCAGCCACAGTCCTCCCAGGCTCTGCTCCAGCAGGCACTGCACCAGAGGCTGCTTCAACAGCAGCAGCACCTGGGTGGGGGCTCTCCGGCCCAGCACAGCAGCCCCATGAGCCCCCAGCAGCAGATGGCCCAGTCCCCTCACCTGCAGGGCCAGACGCTGTCCACGTCCCTCAGCAACCAAGTGCGCTCGCCCCAGCCCTCCCCGCGACCCCAGTCCCAGCCATCACACTCTAGCCCCTCCCCGCGCATGCAGCCCCAGCCTTCCCCTCATCATATCTCCCCACAGACCCAGACGGGCTCCCCGCACCCAGGCCAGCTAACCCAGCACCACCCTGGTATGGTGGTCCCCTCTCAACAGCCGCCTCAGCAGCAGAACTCAATGGACCAGTTTGGGCCAGACCAGAATGCCATGCTGTCTCAACTCAGTGGGATGAGTGGTCTCCATGGGCCTGGAGGACCTGACATGCTGTCTGGGAACAGCCAGGACCTTGGGCAGAACATTAATCATAacactttagacatgtag